TCCGTAGAACAGATATAGCTGCCAGAGAGCGTTGACCCGTGACATCAGAAAAATACCCAGTCCCATAGACAAGCCGCAGAGTATCAATACCAGCCTGGGGCCGTATCTATCAGTCAGTCTGCCGGCAGCGATATTGGCAAAGCCCATCACCAGGGCAGCCACGGACATGGCGGCCGAGGTCGTCGCCCGTGTCCAGCCAAACTCGGCTGATAATGGTTTGAAGAAAACGCCGAAGGAGAGGTATGAACCGATGATAAACACCGATGCGACAAAACCGGCGCCAACCACTGCATAACCGTAGAATAACCCCGGCTTTGCCGCTACTGCCGGTGTTGATACTCTTTCGTCGCTAATCACCGGCTGTCCCCTTCTCCAACCAATCCAACCAATCCAACCAGTCCAACCGGCCTTAACAATGCCGCCAGTACCAGGCCGGTGACACTGAATACAGCCAGAAGCAGGAAGGTCACCTGGTAATTATGATTAATATCAAAGATATACCCGGCCAGCACGGGGCCAATCGCCCCGCCGATAGTGCCGCTAAAATTGACAGCGCCCAGAATCACCCCGTGGGCGCGCGTGCCGAACATCTCAGCCACAATCGGCGAGACCACGGCAAAGAACCCCCCATGAGCGAAACCGTAGATGACGGCAAACAGGTAGAACATCCACAACTCTTTAGCCAGCAGGAGCCAGAATAAAGATACCGCCAGTACCCCGAAGCAGATAAGCAGGGCTGACTTGTTCCCGATTCTATCACCGGCCCCGCCCATTACCAGCCTGCCCGCCGTACTCACCCCACCGATAAGCGCCAGGATGCTGGCCGCGCTGGTCACGGATATCCCGAGGTCCATGGCATGCGGCGCAATATGCACCAGAATGGTATAGGTACAGAAAACGGTCAGCAGATAAGCCGTACACACTAGCCAGAACTGCCTGGTACGTACCACCTCACGGTAAGCTAACCCCTCCGGAAGCCGGTTTACATCACCGCCATCCGTTTTCTT
The nucleotide sequence above comes from Dehalococcoidales bacterium. Encoded proteins:
- a CDS encoding MFS transporter, which encodes MAKQGVSVLAVAAKPRFFYGYVVVMGAAGIQLVAWGIFNTYGVFFKPLLTEFGWSRAAISGAASVSMFILGFLGIIAGGLNDRFGPRIVMTACGFIFGAGYILMSQVSALWQLYLFYGVIIGIGASSVDVISLSTVARWFTRKRGRMSGVVKAGAGIGMMMMPLVAGALILALGWRNSYLVLGALGLVSLISVTQLLRRDPAQMEQLPDGAKKTDGGDVNRLPEGLAYREVVRTRQFWLVCTAYLLTVFCTYTILVHIAPHAMDLGISVTSAASILALIGGVSTAGRLVMGGAGDRIGNKSALLICFGVLAVSLFWLLLAKELWMFYLFAVIYGFAHGGFFAVVSPIVAEMFGTRAHGVILGAVNFSGTIGGAIGPVLAGYIFDINHNYQVTFLLLAVFSVTGLVLAALLRPVGLVGLVGLVGEGDSR